One window of the bacterium genome contains the following:
- a CDS encoding DUF1015 domain-containing protein: MARIHPFRGLTYSPALAAKLDKLVTQPYDKIDRALQEKYYARDPHNVIRIIKSDETVANPESPYPGAAATLKQWIADGSLVEAKGPAFYLYYQTFTFLNKTYVRKGFMASVALEEERVKSHEHTLAGPKADRLRLLRALETNDELIFMLYSDPNGESVKLMDSIAKSQKPALECRDDFGELHQVWIADSPEFVEKMQKLLEPCDLFIADGHHRYETACNFKREALDKGWKPVGKQGFDHRMMGLFPMEDPGLVILPTHRLIQNVQNFSAPKLLAALAANFTITPLSSEEALFARMDAEKTDQVFGMKAIGTKDNFYFLKSNEHGGPDRTLGVTILHTTILENELGIDAKTLSAGTHVDYVRSRQESIDAVGKNGIQAAFILNPTSVDDVKTVAAAGQRMPQKSTDFYPKLLAGLVMMKLDINK, from the coding sequence ATGGCCCGCATTCACCCCTTTCGCGGCTTAACCTATTCCCCAGCACTGGCCGCGAAGCTGGACAAACTTGTAACCCAGCCCTATGACAAAATCGACCGCGCCCTGCAGGAGAAGTATTATGCTCGCGACCCGCATAATGTCATTCGTATTATTAAGTCCGATGAGACCGTAGCCAATCCCGAGTCACCCTATCCCGGCGCCGCCGCAACCTTAAAGCAATGGATTGCGGACGGCTCTCTCGTGGAGGCAAAGGGACCGGCCTTTTATCTCTATTATCAGACCTTTACCTTCCTGAACAAGACCTACGTGCGCAAAGGTTTTATGGCCTCCGTCGCACTTGAAGAAGAACGGGTCAAGTCGCATGAGCACACGCTTGCCGGGCCCAAAGCCGACAGACTGCGCTTGCTGCGCGCGCTGGAGACCAATGACGAGCTTATCTTCATGCTCTATTCAGACCCCAATGGCGAAAGCGTGAAGCTGATGGATTCGATTGCCAAGTCTCAGAAGCCCGCGCTTGAGTGCCGGGATGATTTCGGTGAACTTCATCAAGTTTGGATTGCCGATTCGCCGGAATTCGTGGAAAAGATGCAGAAACTGCTTGAACCGTGTGATTTGTTCATTGCCGATGGTCATCATCGTTACGAGACCGCCTGCAATTTCAAACGGGAAGCGCTCGACAAAGGCTGGAAACCGGTCGGAAAGCAGGGCTTTGACCATCGCATGATGGGCTTGTTCCCGATGGAAGACCCGGGCCTGGTGATTTTGCCCACGCATCGCTTGATTCAGAACGTGCAAAACTTCTCAGCCCCAAAACTCCTCGCTGCATTAGCCGCGAATTTTACCATCACGCCGCTGTCCAGCGAAGAAGCCCTGTTCGCTCGTATGGATGCCGAGAAGACGGATCAAGTTTTCGGCATGAAAGCAATCGGCACCAAAGACAATTTCTACTTCCTGAAATCTAACGAGCACGGCGGACCGGATCGCACGTTGGGTGTGACGATATTGCACACGACGATTCTCGAAAACGAACTCGGCATTGACGCCAAGACACTTTCTGCGGGCACGCACGTTGACTACGTTCGTTCGCGTCAGGAGTCGATTGATGCCGTCGGCAAGAACGGCATTCAGGCCGCGTTTATTCTCAATCCGACCAGTGTCGACGATGTGAAAACCGTCGCCGCCGCAGGCCAGAGAATGCCGCAAAAATCCACCGACTTCTATCCTAAACTGCTGGCGGGTCTGGTGATGATGAAGCTTGATATCAACAAATAA
- a CDS encoding magnesium transporter → MSNRLPEELVYLSSMLGRPAYSRTLGTGMGKVWDVIAQVTEMFPEVKGLVLRNGGRLVLYPATGQEYQEFVKARKLKVDEHKIVPLSPSPDDISIRETLWDRQIVDVEGAKVVRVNDVQLLIGDRQWVVHVDVGVTGLARRLGYETAMRKAAKLLGRKIEDELISWKYVQPVSDSADAPGPVRLKVGAQRLKELHPGEIADILEELSHEQRQVMVASMDVETAAEALEETDYDVQKAILEGLEPERAADILEEMEPSIAADLLSDLDESASEQIIQKFEFEDERAEVAELMTYEENTAGALMTTDYLELAEDRTVEDALELLRDSADEIEAYYYIYVHDEDGVLLGAVSLRNLLQKDPALQLGNILSGRLITVTLDTNLSEIAELFLRYNFLFLPVVDESGIQKGVVSFKDSLDDLMPTLYKTWKKDT, encoded by the coding sequence ATGTCCAACCGTCTTCCGGAAGAACTGGTTTACCTGTCCTCGATGTTGGGACGGCCCGCCTATTCCCGCACACTGGGGACGGGAATGGGGAAGGTGTGGGATGTCATCGCGCAGGTGACGGAGATGTTTCCGGAAGTGAAGGGATTGGTGCTGCGCAATGGCGGACGATTGGTGCTATATCCTGCAACGGGGCAGGAGTATCAGGAGTTCGTGAAGGCCCGCAAGCTGAAGGTGGACGAGCACAAAATTGTTCCCCTCAGCCCCTCGCCCGATGACATCTCCATTCGTGAGACCTTGTGGGACCGCCAGATTGTCGATGTTGAGGGTGCGAAAGTCGTGCGTGTGAACGATGTTCAGCTTCTGATTGGCGACCGGCAATGGGTTGTGCATGTGGATGTTGGAGTCACCGGTTTGGCGCGACGGCTGGGTTATGAAACGGCGATGCGCAAAGCCGCGAAGTTACTGGGGCGGAAGATCGAGGACGAACTGATTTCGTGGAAGTATGTGCAGCCCGTCAGCGACAGCGCGGACGCACCCGGTCCGGTGCGTTTGAAAGTAGGTGCGCAGCGCTTGAAGGAATTGCACCCCGGAGAGATTGCGGATATTCTCGAAGAGCTGTCGCACGAACAGCGACAAGTGATGGTAGCTTCGATGGATGTCGAGACGGCAGCCGAAGCGCTCGAAGAGACGGACTACGACGTTCAGAAGGCGATTCTCGAAGGGTTGGAGCCTGAACGCGCGGCGGACATTCTCGAAGAGATGGAGCCGTCGATAGCGGCGGACTTGCTGTCGGATTTGGATGAGTCGGCCTCCGAGCAGATTATTCAGAAGTTCGAGTTTGAAGACGAGCGTGCCGAAGTGGCCGAGCTGATGACCTATGAGGAAAACACGGCTGGCGCGCTCATGACGACGGACTACCTCGAACTTGCCGAAGACAGGACGGTTGAGGACGCTTTGGAGTTGCTGCGCGACAGCGCGGACGAAATAGAAGCGTACTACTACATCTATGTGCACGACGAAGACGGAGTGCTGCTGGGTGCGGTGTCACTGCGCAATCTGCTGCAGAAGGACCCGGCTCTGCAATTGGGAAATATTTTATCAGGCCGCTTGATCACGGTGACGCTCGACACAAATCTGAGCGAAATTGCCGAACTGTTCCTGCGGTATAACTTCCTGTTCCTTCCGGTCGTGGATGAGAGCGGGATTCAAAAAGGAGTAGTGAGCTTCAAGGATTCGCTCGATGATTTGATGCCCACGCTCTATAAGACGTGGAAGAAGGATACGTGA
- a CDS encoding DEAD/DEAH box helicase, with translation MTKEKIKIEEHTAFEQFELDERLVRAVTHMGYERPTPIQSQAIPLALKGLDVMGAAQTGTGKTAAFGLPILHRALTEKHEKPVALVLSPTRELAVQIEESFKKFAKHTKLKVLAVYGGVGYGPQVDGLKKGADIIVATPGRLLDHVARGTLRLETLKILVLDEADRMLDMGFLPDVRRIIARVPKERQTMLFSATFPDEVAKLAKEILHNPQSVQIGHKSSAARGLSHTAYPVPAHLKPELLSEILIELNSPAVLIFTRTKHRADRIQKLLAKKNFSVTSLHSDRTQKQRMAALEGFKQGKYNVMVATDIAARGIDVTGITHVINYDLPATSEDYVHRTGRTARAERLGDAYTLVAPDEEILLREIEKHLGQQMTRAALNHFDYLVPAPEKATGLQKTSGTVGPQTKSFTSSHRRPKIPRRTGR, from the coding sequence GTGACGAAAGAAAAAATCAAGATTGAAGAACATACCGCGTTCGAGCAGTTTGAGCTTGACGAGCGTCTGGTGCGCGCGGTGACGCACATGGGATATGAGCGGCCTACGCCGATTCAGAGTCAGGCGATTCCGCTGGCGCTGAAGGGGCTGGATGTGATGGGCGCTGCACAAACGGGAACGGGCAAGACAGCGGCGTTCGGTTTGCCGATTTTGCATCGCGCATTGACCGAAAAACATGAGAAGCCCGTGGCCTTGGTGCTCTCTCCGACGCGCGAACTGGCGGTGCAGATTGAAGAGTCCTTCAAGAAATTTGCCAAACACACGAAGCTGAAGGTGCTCGCAGTATACGGCGGAGTGGGCTACGGTCCGCAAGTGGACGGTTTGAAGAAGGGCGCGGACATCATCGTTGCCACACCGGGACGTCTGCTCGACCATGTAGCGCGCGGCACCTTGCGTTTGGAGACGCTGAAGATACTCGTGCTGGACGAAGCCGACCGGATGCTGGACATGGGATTCCTGCCGGACGTTCGGCGCATCATCGCGCGCGTGCCGAAGGAGCGGCAGACGATGCTGTTCTCGGCGACATTTCCGGATGAAGTGGCCAAACTCGCCAAGGAGATTCTGCACAACCCGCAGAGTGTGCAAATCGGTCACAAGAGCAGCGCCGCACGCGGACTGTCTCACACGGCCTATCCTGTACCCGCTCACTTGAAGCCGGAGTTGTTGTCGGAAATTCTGATTGAACTGAATTCACCGGCCGTGTTGATTTTCACCCGCACGAAGCACCGCGCGGACAGGATACAGAAGCTGCTGGCAAAGAAGAACTTTTCCGTGACGAGTTTGCACAGCGACCGCACGCAGAAGCAGCGTATGGCTGCGTTGGAAGGCTTCAAGCAGGGCAAATACAATGTGATGGTGGCAACGGATATCGCTGCACGCGGCATCGACGTGACAGGCATCACGCACGTCATCAACTACGATTTGCCGGCGACATCCGAAGATTATGTGCACAGAACGGGGCGCACGGCGCGCGCGGAGCGCTTGGGTGACGCCTACACACTGGTGGCACCGGACGAAGAAATACTTTTACGCGAAATCGAGAAGCATCTTGGGCAGCAGATGACGCGCGCGGCTCTGAATCACTTTGACTATTTGGTGCCCGCACCGGAGAAGGCAACGGGATTGCAGAAGACAAGCGGGACGGTTGGTCCGCAAACGAAGAGTTTCACGTCGTCGCATCGCAGACCGAAGATACCTCGCAGAACGGGACGATAA